GAGGCTCTGCTCGTAGCTGGCCAGTTCGGCCTGCGGGGCGATCCAGATGACGTTGCCGCTACGACGCTTGTCCAGGCCCTTGGCCCGCAGGATCACGTCCAGCGCCTGGTCCCACGGCGTGTTGACCAGCCGCAGCGTGACGCTTCCGCCCACGGTATCGGAAGCCACCAGGTTGAGCTTGGCCTCGTCGGCGATCAGCTGGAGGGCCGAGCGCACGGGGATGTCCTGGAAGTTGAACGTCAGGCGGGAACCCGAGTACGTCGGGTCCTGACCCTTGGCGGCCTTGCCGGCCATTGCGGCGGCCTTCTTGGGGGCCACTTCCACTACATAGTCGGCACCGCTCTGGTAGGCCGATACGTCCACGTCGCCCTTGGTGCGGATGTCGAGGCGGGCGCCGCCCGGCGACGCCTTGGACTCGATCGACTGCACCGGGGTGGCGAAGTCGAGCACGTCCAGGCGCTGGGCCAGCTTCGGCGGCAGCGACGAGCCGGCCAGGCTGACGATCACGTGGTCGCCCTCGCGGCGCATTTCCGGCGTGGTGCCGGTGCCGCCCAGCGTCACCATGACGCGGCCTTCGCCGTTCTGGCCACGACGGAAATCGATGTTGGACACCGGCGAGCCGGCGCTGGAAGGCAGCGCCTTGGTCGGGTCGGATACGGTGGCCGTGGTGGTGGTCGCGCTGGTCGGGCCGTTGTTCACGGTGACGAAGAGGGTCTTGCCTTCGGTACGCGTGCGGTAGGCCGACTCGCGGAACAGTTCCACCGTAACGCGGGTCTTGCCCGCCGCGGAGATCACCGACACGCCCTGGGTCGAACCCTTGCCGATATCGAGGTGACGGGTGCTGTAGGCATTGGTGGTGCCTGGCAGGTCGATAGCGATGCGGGGCGGGTTGTTGGTCGTGAAGACCTTCGGCGTCGGCGCCTGCTCCGAGAAGGCCAGTCGCAACTCGATGCGGCCGCCCGGCTGCGCGTCGTAGCTCACGTTCTGCAACGTGTTCTCCGCCGCGGCGGTGCCGGCAAAGGCACCTGCGACAGCCAGTGCAGCGCCCAGGATCCAGCGGCGCGTGCGGTGACGCGCGCTACCCGGCGGATGATTCAGTTTGGTCGTCATGTGCGTCATCCCCGAGTTCTTATTTTTCGCCGACCGCGATGCTTGCGGGGCGCTCCATCCAGCCGCCCGAGCCATTCGGCACCAGTTCGACCAGATCGATCCGATCCTCACCCACGGACGTGATACGACCGTAGGCCTGACCCATGTATTCGTTGCGATGGACACGATGGATCACGCCACCGGGATCCTTCACGAGCGCCTCCAGGCTGGCACCTGCACCCACCGTGCCAACCATCTTCAGGCTGTCGAGGCCGAACATCTCCAGCGGTTCCTTCGGCCGGTTTTCGTCCGGGCGCGGACCGCTGGCAACGTTGCTGTCCATTTCCGCCGTGCTGGGGCTGAACGGATCGCGCGCGCCCTGGTCCTGGTAGGCGAACGTCTCGAAGGTGCGGATCACGGGCAGTGGCGGGATGGGCTCGCCCTTCTTGTGCTTCTCGGCGTCCACCCACTCGCGCAGGTCGGACGTACCCTTGGTGCAACCGGCCAGCGAGAGCGCGCCGAACAGGGCGATCGCCAGCGGGCGGGTCAAGGCGTCATGGCGTTTCATCACGGCGTCGCCTTCTGCAGCTTGGATTTCGCCTGCGGGGTCTCGTCGTCCTCGAGGTAGCGATAGGTCTTCACGGTGCCCTGCAGCACCAGCTGGCCATTACCCGGATTCTTCGCGTCACCCGCCTTCGGGCTCAGCGACACGTCGTGCAGCGTCAGAATCACGACGCGGGGCAGCGAGGCCACCCCACTGATGAAGGTGCCGAACTGGTGGTAGGTGCCCACCATGCGCAGCGTGATCGGCTTCTCGGCGTAGAAGTCCTTGGGCGTTTCTGGACCGGGCTGGAACAGCTCCGTCTCGATGCCCGCGGCCAATGCCGTCTGCGAGATGTCGATCAGCAGCTCGGGCATTTCCGTCTTGCTGGGCAACTGGCGCAGCAGCGTACGCAGCATGTCCTGCATGTCGGACAGCTGCTGCTCCAGGGCCTCGAGGTTGGCCGACTTGGCCTGCTTCTGCGAGAACTGGCCTTTGAGGGTCTCTTCCTGCGATTCGGCGGAGGCCAGGTCGTCCTGCTGGCTGCTGATCTGGAAATACCAGCCGCCCAGCATCACCACGACGAAGACCAGGCCGGTGAAGAACGTCTTGATGGGCTTCGGCCAGCCGCCGACATTGTGCCGGTCCAGGTTGCGCAGATCGTCGAAGAACTTCATGGCTTGACTCCCGCCGAAGCGGCCGCGGCCGGCAGGGTAGCCGCCGGCGGCATCGTCGTGGCGGCGGACCTGGCGGGCGCCGTGGCGACGGGTGCCGGCGCGCCGGTGACCGCCTTCGCCGCCTGGGCCAGTGGCACGGGGACCGCGACGGCGGTCGGCATGGCCGCCGTCGAAGCGCCGGCCGGTGCGCCGTCCTGGGCGCTGTCGCCCGGGGTCTTCAGGTGCACGTCGAGGCCGAACGAATACGGCATGCGCGACGCGTCATGGGTGTTTTCGGTCTTGCGCAGGTCCGCATGGCCCATCCATGGCGACGCTTCCACGTTGCGCATGTACTCGGCGACGCTGGAGTTGGACTGCGCCACGCCGTCGAGCGACATGGAATCGCCGGACTGCTTCATGCCGGACAGGCGCGCGGACGCGGGGATGGTCTTCACCAGTTCGTCGAACAGGTGGACCATCTGCGAGCGGTTGGCCTGCAGCTCCTCGATGATCTGCTTGCGCTGGAGCAGGTCGGCGCGGACCTTTTCCAGGTCCTTGATCTTCTCGATACGGTCGTCGAGCTGCTTGATCTCGCTGGTCAGGTAGCTGTTCCGCTCGCTCTGGTTGTCGATCCGGGCATCCATCCACAGCGACCAGCCGATCAGCACGACCAAGGCGGCACCGAAGGCCAGGCCGAGCTGGATATAGAACTCCCGCTCGCGCTGCTTGCGGCGCTCGGCGCGCCAGGGAAGTAGGTTGATCCGTGCCATCAGTCGAAGCTCCTCATGGCGAGGCCGACGGCGATCATCAGCGCGGGGGCATCCTGGGCCAGCGTCTGGGCCTGCACGCGGTTGGACAGGGCCATGCGTGCCAGCGGGTTGGCGACGACGCAGGGCACGCCCAACTGCTGCTCGAGCAATTCAGTGATGCCGTCGATCGAGGCGCAGCCGCCGGCGAGCACCACCTGGTCCACGCGGCTGTATTCGCTGCCCGCGAAGAAGAACTGCAGCAGACGGCTGACCTGCTGCACCAGCGAGTCCTTGAACGGTTCCAGCGCTTCCATCTCGTACGATTCGGGCAGGCCGCCCTTGCGCTTGGCCCGGCCGGCTTCCTCGTAGGACAGGCCGTAGCGACGCATGATCTCGTCGGTCAGCTGCTTGCCGCCGAACACCTGCTCGCGCGAATAGATCGTGCGCTGGTTCTTCAGCACGGCCAGGGTGGTCATGGTGGCGCCGATATCGACGACGGCGACCAGGGCGTCGCGCGACACTGCGAGCTGGTCGGCGACCATGCCGAAAGCGTTCTCCATGGCGAAGGCCTCGACGTCGACCACGCGGGCGGTCAGGCCGCCCAGGTCGAGCGCGGCGATGCGCATGTCGACGTTCTCGGTGCGCGACGCCGCCAGGAGCACGTTGTTCATCTCGGGGTTGTCGCGGACCGGGCCCATCACCTCGAAGTCGAGGCTGACTTCCTCGATCGGGTAGGGAATGTACTGGTTGGCCTCGACCTGGATCTGCCCTTCGAGGTCGTCCTCGGACAGATCGGCCGACATGGGGATGATGCGGGTGATCACGGCCGAGCCCGCCACGGCGGCGGCCGCGTGCTTGAGCTTGGATCCGGACCGGGCCAGAGCGCGGCGAATGGCTTCGCCCACTGCCTCGACCTCGACGATGTTCTTTTCGACGACAGCGTTGGGCGGCAACGGCTCGACGGCATAATGCTCGACGCGGTAACGCCCACCGGCCTGACTGAGTTGTAGCAGCTTTACGGCGGTCGAACTGATATCGACACCGATGAGCGGCGCCGCTTTGGGTGTAAAGAGCCCCACGTTTCCCCCTTCCCCGCGCCTTGTCGGAATTGGTCTTCGGCGCGATGGCATTAGATCGAAATCTTAACGGATTGGCAACGGCCCGCTAGGGCCCTGCCGGCACCAATTCACAAATAGCGTCACTGGGTTAGCGAAAACCCCTCACCTTCCGTCGAACCCGGGGCGACCGCCCCACCTGACGGCGAAGCTCTATACTCCGCCACGACCCTCACGCCGGTGAACCCCTTCCTCCATGCGAATTCTCAAGCGTCTGCTGCGCATCGGGCTGTATCTCGCCCTGGCCGGCATCCTTTTCGTGGTAGGCGCCATCGGCGTCGCCTACTGGCTCCTGGCGCCGCGCCTTCCCTCCGTGGCGGTGCTACGTGATTACCACATGCAGGTTCCCTTACGAGTATTGAGCTCGGACGGACGCCTGATCGCCTCGTTCGGTGAGACCCGCCGTATCCCGGTGCACATCGCCGACGTGCCCGCGCGCCTCAAGAATGCCGTCTTATCGGCCGAAGACGGCGATTTCTACAGCCATCCCGGCGTCGATTGGCATGGCATCGCCCGCGCCGGCATCCATGTGATCCTGTCCGGCGGCGACAAGGGCCCGGGCGGTTCGACGATCACCCAGCAGGTGGCCCGCAACTTCTTCCTCAGCCCCGAGAAGCTCTACTCGCGCAAGCTGACCGAGGTGTTCATCGCCCTGCGCATGGAAAACGAGTTGACCAAGGACCAGATCCTCGAGTTGTACATCAACAAGATGTTCCTCGGGCACCGGTCCTACGGGCTGGCTGCCGCGGCCTCGTATTACTACGGCAAGACGCTCGACCAGCTGACCGTGGCCGAGTGCGCGTCGCTGGCGTCCACTTTCCAGTTGCCCTCGGTGGTCAACCCGCTGAACAACCCCACCCGCCTGGTCAACCGCCGGAACTGGGTGCTCGGCCAGATGCTCTCCAACCGCTTCATCACCAAGGCGGAATACGACGAGGCGGTGAAAGAGCCGAACGACGCCTTCCCGCACGAGCAGCAGATCGAGGTGGATGCCCCCTACCTGGCCGAGATGGTTCGCCAGCAGGTGCTGGAGAAACTGGGTAACGATGCGCTCACCGAGGGCTACGTCGTGCGTACCACGGTGCCGAGCGACAGCCAGGCGGCGGCCAACGACGCCCTGCGCGGGCGCCTGTCCGCCTACGATCGCCGCCACGGCTACCGTGGCCCGGAAGGCCACGAGGAACTGGCGGCACAGGCCGGTCCCGACGAATACGACCGGGTTCTCGCCGGCTACACGGGCGTGGCCGGCATGATGCCGGGCATCGTCACGGCCACGGGCGCGAAGGAGGCCACGGTGTACCTGTCCGCGAAGGAAACCGCGACCATCAGCCTGGAATCGATCGCCTGGGCCCGCCCCTATGTCAACGAAGGCCGTGCAGGTGCCGCGCCCACCCGGGTGGACAGCGTGCTCAAGCGGGGCGACATCGTCCGCCTGATCCGCAGCGAAAAGGACGACCTCTCCGAGAACGCCAGTGCGTCCGACACGGCCAAGGTCAGCACCGAGG
This DNA window, taken from Luteibacter sp. 9135, encodes the following:
- a CDS encoding PilN domain-containing protein, producing the protein MARINLLPWRAERRKQREREFYIQLGLAFGAALVVLIGWSLWMDARIDNQSERNSYLTSEIKQLDDRIEKIKDLEKVRADLLQRKQIIEELQANRSQMVHLFDELVKTIPASARLSGMKQSGDSMSLDGVAQSNSSVAEYMRNVEASPWMGHADLRKTENTHDASRMPYSFGLDVHLKTPGDSAQDGAPAGASTAAMPTAVAVPVPLAQAAKAVTGAPAPVATAPARSAATTMPPAATLPAAAASAGVKP
- a CDS encoding pilus assembly protein PilP encodes the protein MKRHDALTRPLAIALFGALSLAGCTKGTSDLREWVDAEKHKKGEPIPPLPVIRTFETFAYQDQGARDPFSPSTAEMDSNVASGPRPDENRPKEPLEMFGLDSLKMVGTVGAGASLEALVKDPGGVIHRVHRNEYMGQAYGRITSVGEDRIDLVELVPNGSGGWMERPASIAVGEK
- a CDS encoding pilus assembly protein PilM, giving the protein MGLFTPKAAPLIGVDISSTAVKLLQLSQAGGRYRVEHYAVEPLPPNAVVEKNIVEVEAVGEAIRRALARSGSKLKHAAAAVAGSAVITRIIPMSADLSEDDLEGQIQVEANQYIPYPIEEVSLDFEVMGPVRDNPEMNNVLLAASRTENVDMRIAALDLGGLTARVVDVEAFAMENAFGMVADQLAVSRDALVAVVDIGATMTTLAVLKNQRTIYSREQVFGGKQLTDEIMRRYGLSYEEAGRAKRKGGLPESYEMEALEPFKDSLVQQVSRLLQFFFAGSEYSRVDQVVLAGGCASIDGITELLEQQLGVPCVVANPLARMALSNRVQAQTLAQDAPALMIAVGLAMRSFD
- a CDS encoding penicillin-binding protein 1A, whose protein sequence is MRILKRLLRIGLYLALAGILFVVGAIGVAYWLLAPRLPSVAVLRDYHMQVPLRVLSSDGRLIASFGETRRIPVHIADVPARLKNAVLSAEDGDFYSHPGVDWHGIARAGIHVILSGGDKGPGGSTITQQVARNFFLSPEKLYSRKLTEVFIALRMENELTKDQILELYINKMFLGHRSYGLAAAASYYYGKTLDQLTVAECASLASTFQLPSVVNPLNNPTRLVNRRNWVLGQMLSNRFITKAEYDEAVKEPNDAFPHEQQIEVDAPYLAEMVRQQVLEKLGNDALTEGYVVRTTVPSDSQAAANDALRGRLSAYDRRHGYRGPEGHEELAAQAGPDEYDRVLAGYTGVAGMMPGIVTATGAKEATVYLSAKETATISLESIAWARPYVNEGRAGAAPTRVDSVLKRGDIVRLIRSEKDDLSENASASDTAKVSTEARPEPAKGPWRLTQIPAVQAALVSLDPEDGAVRALVGGFSFVRSKFNRAVMAARQPGSSFKPYLYSAAFERGFTPASIVNDAPVAFPDPSRPDGMWTPANDDGKFAGPMRLREALVQSKNLVSVRLLDAIGIRFARDYMTRFGFTPDALPQNLSLALGTASVSPMSMARGYAVFANGGYLITPYFISRIDDRDGKPVYVANPERACAECQERMLNPTPAGPPTQASTALIPAKPAASSSAAGVGTGDAVLPADAHDNTAQAPKLAPHVIDVRNDYLITSLMQDVIKRGTGSAARALGRDDLAGKTGSTNDHRDAWFVGFNGDISTAVWVGFDDFSSLGRGEFGAKAALPIWMDYMGAVLKDKPSHTLAMPPGIATVQIDPGSGLPSPGGMSEVMKVEDVDRLREQAAQKQEEEQQDHAYDIF
- a CDS encoding type 4a pilus biogenesis protein PilO, which gives rise to MKFFDDLRNLDRHNVGGWPKPIKTFFTGLVFVVVMLGGWYFQISSQQDDLASAESQEETLKGQFSQKQAKSANLEALEQQLSDMQDMLRTLLRQLPSKTEMPELLIDISQTALAAGIETELFQPGPETPKDFYAEKPITLRMVGTYHQFGTFISGVASLPRVVILTLHDVSLSPKAGDAKNPGNGQLVLQGTVKTYRYLEDDETPQAKSKLQKATP